A single window of Flavobacterium sp. 140616W15 DNA harbors:
- a CDS encoding aromatic amino acid hydroxylase, whose product MNPTIETNPLLDRLPNHLKQFIKPQDYSDYTPINQAVWRYVMRKNVDYLSKVAHHSYLDGLKKTGIEINNIPSMYGMNRILTEIGWAAVAVDGFIPPNAFMEFQAYNVLVIASDIRQLEHIEYTPAPDIIHEGAGHAPIIANPEYAEYLRRFGEIGCKAISSHKDYQMYEAIRLLSILKEAEGTPQADIDQAEKAVEDLQNNMGELSEMAQIRNLHWWTVEYGLIGTIEDPKIYGAGLLSSIGESAWCMTDNVTKIPYDISAANQSFDITKLQPQLYVTPTFAYLSLILEEFANKMALRTGGISGIQKLINSNALGTIELSTGLQVSGVFTNVIEADGKPIYIQTTGKTALSYREKELVGHGTLTHPEGFGSPIGKLKGFNLAIEDMSPMDLNAYKIVENETVKLEFEGGIIVKGEIITGSRNLHGEIILISFKNCTVTHRDTILFKPEWGNYDMAIGKKVVSAFSGPADVNSFDLINSVPKTKTIKAKHSKERDELEELYQQVRSIRETNSHETLLTSIFKKVKTNHPNDWLLSVEITELLKNSNQPQLLQEVLAHLENLKTKRPEVAHLISGGLDLIFDKEKC is encoded by the coding sequence ATGAACCCAACTATTGAAACAAATCCTTTATTAGATCGATTGCCTAATCATTTAAAGCAATTTATTAAACCTCAAGATTATAGTGATTATACTCCCATTAATCAAGCGGTTTGGAGGTATGTGATGCGCAAAAATGTAGATTATTTATCTAAAGTAGCGCATCATTCCTATCTAGATGGATTGAAAAAAACTGGAATCGAAATTAATAACATTCCGAGCATGTACGGGATGAACAGAATTCTAACTGAAATTGGTTGGGCTGCTGTAGCAGTTGATGGTTTTATTCCACCAAATGCCTTTATGGAATTTCAGGCTTATAATGTTTTGGTAATCGCTTCTGATATTCGTCAGCTCGAGCATATCGAATATACACCTGCACCCGATATTATTCACGAAGGTGCTGGGCATGCTCCTATTATTGCTAATCCTGAATATGCTGAATACTTACGCCGCTTTGGTGAAATTGGTTGTAAAGCTATCTCTTCACACAAAGATTACCAAATGTATGAAGCTATTCGATTGCTTTCGATCTTAAAAGAAGCTGAAGGAACTCCACAAGCGGATATTGATCAAGCAGAAAAAGCGGTTGAAGATTTACAAAATAATATGGGAGAATTGTCAGAAATGGCACAAATTAGAAACTTACATTGGTGGACTGTTGAATATGGCTTAATTGGAACTATCGAAGATCCTAAGATTTATGGTGCTGGTTTATTATCATCAATTGGCGAAAGCGCTTGGTGCATGACTGATAATGTTACCAAAATTCCATATGATATCTCGGCAGCAAATCAGAGTTTTGATATTACAAAATTACAACCTCAACTATACGTTACACCTACTTTTGCCTATTTAAGTCTTATTCTTGAAGAATTTGCTAATAAAATGGCATTGCGTACAGGTGGGATTTCTGGTATTCAAAAATTAATTAATTCGAATGCTTTAGGAACGATTGAACTAAGCACTGGTTTACAAGTTTCTGGCGTTTTTACCAATGTTATAGAAGCTGATGGAAAGCCTATTTACATACAAACAACAGGAAAAACAGCTTTATCTTACCGTGAAAAAGAATTAGTTGGGCACGGAACACTAACGCATCCTGAAGGTTTTGGTAGCCCTATCGGAAAATTAAAAGGCTTTAATTTGGCTATCGAAGATATGAGCCCGATGGATTTAAATGCCTACAAAATAGTTGAAAATGAAACTGTAAAATTAGAATTTGAAGGCGGAATTATTGTAAAAGGAGAAATCATTACTGGTTCTAGAAACTTACATGGTGAGATTATTTTAATCAGCTTTAAAAATTGCACTGTAACTCACCGAGACACTATTTTGTTTAAACCAGAGTGGGGTAATTATGATATGGCAATTGGCAAAAAAGTAGTTTCTGCTTTTTCCGGACCAGCCGATGTTAATAGTTTTGACCTCATCAATTCAGTTCCAAAAACAAAAACAATCAAAGCCAAACATTCTAAGGAACGTGATGAGCTAGAAGAATTATACCAACAAGTTAGATCTATAAGAGAAACCAATTCTCATGAAACATTATTGACTTCTATCTTTAAAAAAGTAAAGACAAATCATCCTAATGACTGGTTGTTATCTGTAGAGATTACAGAACTTTTAAAGAACAGCAATCAACCTCAATTGCTACAGGAAGTACTCGCACATCTTGAAAATTTAAAAACAAAAAGACCAGAAGTGGCCCATTTAATTTCAGGCGGTCTGGACTTGATTTTTGATAAGGAAAAGTGTTAG
- a CDS encoding DUF4230 domain-containing protein, producing the protein MLRRILIGIVIIVGIVLAFKYCEFKKDDSTSLDYNTNLIQQQIVNVGKLIVTEGHFSEVVTYKNSNKYLLDMISFEKKALIVVNANVTVAYDLHKMKYEIDEKNKVIKIVSIPKEEITINPDIQYYNVEQSQLNAFTGDDYNKINKSVKANLAKKIEKSSLKTNAQNRLISELSKILILTNSMGWKLQYDGKTIQNETELSNDLKL; encoded by the coding sequence ATGTTGAGAAGAATTTTAATAGGAATTGTAATTATAGTCGGAATCGTTCTTGCATTTAAGTATTGTGAATTCAAGAAAGATGATTCAACGAGTTTGGATTATAACACCAATTTAATACAGCAACAAATTGTAAACGTTGGGAAGCTGATAGTTACCGAAGGACATTTCTCTGAAGTAGTAACCTATAAAAACTCAAATAAGTACTTGCTGGATATGATTTCTTTTGAAAAGAAAGCGTTGATTGTAGTAAATGCGAATGTTACAGTAGCCTACGATTTACATAAAATGAAGTATGAAATTGATGAAAAAAATAAGGTTATAAAAATCGTATCAATTCCAAAAGAGGAAATTACTATCAACCCAGATATTCAATATTATAATGTTGAGCAAAGTCAATTAAACGCATTTACGGGAGATGATTATAATAAAATAAACAAATCAGTTAAGGCGAATTTGGCAAAGAAAATAGAAAAATCATCGCTTAAAACAAATGCGCAAAATCGACTGATTAGCGAGTTATCTAAGATTTTAATCCTGACAAATTCAATGGGATGGAAACTGCAATACGATGGTAAAACAATTCAAAACGAAACAGAGCTTAGTAACGATTTGAAGTTATAG
- the ilvA gene encoding threonine ammonia-lyase IlvA, protein MMLFNEVITAKEQLSKVVAATPLTQNLNLSDEFKATVLLKREDLQIVRSYKIRGAYNKISSLNDTEKTKGIVCASAGNHAQGVAYSCNLLQIKGKIYMPKTTPKQKVKQVQLFGKSFVEIVLTGDTFDDAYASATEDATMSNRIFIHPFDDLKVIAGQGTVGLEILESYKEPIDYVFVPIGGGGLASGLSEVFKHLSPDTKIIGVEPKGAPSMKTSIIDGKNTALKTIDKFVDGAAVKQVGNMTFDICRKNLDDIILVPEGKVCTTILRLYNEEAMVVEPAGALTIAALDFYKEKIKGKTIVCVVSGSNNDIERTAEIKERSLLYEGLMHYFMIQFPQRPGALKEFVNDILGPNDDITYFQFAKKNSREVGSVVVGLELKNKKDIKNIKSNMITKGFEFQYLNENQDLYTQLIG, encoded by the coding sequence ATGATGCTATTTAACGAAGTAATTACAGCCAAAGAACAACTAAGCAAAGTAGTTGCCGCTACTCCACTCACACAAAACCTCAATCTTTCAGACGAATTTAAGGCAACTGTCTTATTAAAAAGAGAAGACCTGCAAATTGTACGTTCTTATAAAATTAGAGGTGCTTACAATAAAATTTCTTCTCTTAATGATACAGAAAAAACAAAAGGTATTGTATGCGCAAGCGCTGGAAATCATGCACAAGGTGTTGCTTACTCTTGTAATTTACTACAAATTAAAGGCAAGATTTACATGCCTAAAACTACCCCAAAGCAAAAAGTAAAACAAGTACAATTATTTGGAAAGTCTTTTGTAGAAATTGTTCTTACTGGAGATACTTTTGATGATGCATACGCTTCTGCAACAGAAGATGCTACAATGAGTAATAGAATATTCATTCATCCTTTTGATGATTTAAAAGTTATTGCAGGGCAAGGCACCGTAGGGCTTGAAATTTTGGAATCGTATAAAGAACCTATAGATTATGTTTTTGTTCCTATAGGCGGTGGCGGATTAGCATCGGGACTTTCAGAAGTTTTTAAACATCTAAGCCCAGATACTAAAATTATTGGTGTAGAACCAAAAGGAGCCCCATCAATGAAAACATCTATCATCGATGGAAAAAACACCGCTTTAAAAACGATTGATAAATTTGTAGATGGCGCTGCAGTAAAACAAGTCGGGAACATGACCTTTGATATATGTCGCAAGAATTTAGACGATATAATTCTTGTACCAGAAGGTAAAGTCTGTACTACTATTTTGAGATTGTATAATGAAGAAGCTATGGTTGTAGAACCAGCAGGAGCGCTTACAATAGCTGCATTGGATTTCTATAAAGAAAAAATAAAAGGCAAAACAATTGTTTGCGTAGTAAGCGGAAGTAATAACGATATTGAGCGAACTGCCGAAATAAAAGAACGCTCCCTCCTTTACGAAGGATTGATGCATTATTTCATGATTCAGTTTCCGCAACGTCCAGGTGCACTTAAAGAATTTGTAAATGATATTTTAGGACCTAATGATGATATTACTTATTTTCAATTTGCAAAGAAAAATAGCAGAGAAGTAGGTTCAGTAGTAGTTGGATTAGAACTAAAAAACAAAAAAGATATCAAAAATATTAAAAGTAATATGATAACCAAGGGATTTGAGTTTCAATACCTCAATGAAAATCAGGATTTATACACACAACTTATTGGATAA
- a CDS encoding group III truncated hemoglobin — MVILDITTIEDIKLLVNTFYAKVQKDDLIGPIFNERIQGRWPEHLETMYKFWQTILLEQHSYSGSPFPPHKHLPVDQSHFNRWIEIFTKTVDSLFIGILAEEAKMRGVNMASMFLYKIEYFRDLKKTSK; from the coding sequence ATGGTAATTTTAGACATAACAACAATCGAAGACATAAAATTATTAGTCAATACTTTTTATGCCAAAGTTCAAAAAGACGACCTTATTGGACCAATATTCAATGAAAGGATCCAAGGAAGATGGCCAGAACATTTAGAAACAATGTATAAATTTTGGCAAACTATCTTGTTAGAACAACATAGCTATTCTGGAAGTCCATTTCCACCACACAAACATTTGCCTGTAGACCAATCCCATTTTAACAGATGGATTGAAATTTTCACAAAAACAGTAGACAGTCTTTTTATAGGTATTCTTGCCGAAGAGGCCAAGATGCGTGGTGTAAATATGGCCTCTATGTTCCTCTATAAAATTGAATATTTTAGAGATTTAAAAAAAACATCTAAATAA
- a CDS encoding urocanate hydratase, which translates to MTFQEQIQQGIPSILPPKKIYDLAINHAPKRKAILSAEEKKLALKNALRYFEPQHHAELITEFSEELEQYGRIYMYRFRPDYRIYARPISEYPGKSEQAKGIMLMIQNNLDYAVAQHPHELITYGGNGAVFQNWAQYLLTMQYLSEMTNEQTLTMYSGHPMGLFPSHAEAPRVVVTNGMVIPNYSKPDDWEKMNALGVSQYGQMTAGSYMYIGPQGIVHGTTITVLNGFRKIKLNPEGNLFVTSGLGGMSGAQPKAGNIAGCITVCAEVNPKITKIRHEQGWINEIVEDLDQLVKRVALAKANKEVVSIAYLGNVVDVWEKFDQENIKIDLGSDQTSLHNPWAGGYYPVGITFEAANEMMANNPDLFKEKVQETLRRHADAINKHTAKGTYFFDYGNAFLLEASRAGAQVMAENNIDFKYPSYVQDIMGPMCFDYGFGPFRWVCTSGKPEDLQKTDTIASQVLEEMAKTAPDEIQQQMQDNIKWIKGAQENKLVVGSQARILYADAEGRIKIAEAFNQAIAKGEIGAVVLGRDHHDVSGTDSPYRETSNIYDGSRYTADMAIQNVIGDSFRGATWVSIHNGGGVGWGEVINGGFGMILDGTKEASRRLASMLFWDVNNGISRRSWARNDEAIFAIKRAMHTQPLLKVTIPNIVDETLF; encoded by the coding sequence ATGACTTTCCAAGAACAAATTCAACAAGGAATCCCATCAATATTACCTCCAAAAAAAATATACGATTTAGCTATAAATCACGCTCCAAAACGAAAAGCAATTCTTTCGGCTGAAGAAAAAAAATTGGCATTAAAAAATGCATTACGCTATTTTGAACCGCAACATCATGCTGAATTAATTACTGAGTTTTCAGAAGAATTAGAACAATACGGCCGTATCTACATGTACCGTTTTCGCCCAGATTACAGAATATACGCCAGACCAATTAGCGAATATCCTGGAAAATCAGAACAAGCAAAAGGAATTATGCTAATGATTCAGAACAATCTGGATTATGCTGTTGCACAACATCCACATGAATTAATTACTTATGGCGGTAATGGTGCTGTTTTTCAAAACTGGGCACAGTATTTACTTACTATGCAGTATTTATCTGAAATGACAAATGAGCAAACGCTTACTATGTATTCTGGTCATCCGATGGGGCTTTTTCCTTCACATGCTGAAGCACCACGCGTAGTTGTGACTAACGGAATGGTAATCCCGAATTACTCAAAACCTGACGATTGGGAAAAAATGAATGCGCTTGGAGTTTCTCAATATGGGCAAATGACAGCAGGTAGTTATATGTACATTGGACCACAAGGAATCGTACATGGAACAACAATTACAGTTTTAAATGGTTTCAGAAAAATAAAATTAAATCCAGAAGGAAACTTATTTGTTACTTCAGGATTAGGAGGAATGAGCGGTGCACAACCTAAAGCAGGAAATATTGCAGGCTGCATCACCGTTTGTGCTGAAGTGAATCCCAAAATTACTAAAATCCGCCACGAACAAGGTTGGATCAATGAGATTGTAGAAGATCTTGACCAATTAGTAAAAAGAGTTGCTTTGGCAAAAGCCAATAAAGAAGTAGTTTCTATTGCATACCTAGGAAACGTGGTTGATGTTTGGGAAAAATTCGACCAGGAAAACATCAAAATTGATTTAGGTTCAGACCAAACTTCATTACACAATCCTTGGGCTGGAGGGTATTATCCTGTCGGAATAACCTTTGAAGCAGCAAATGAAATGATGGCAAACAATCCTGATCTATTTAAAGAAAAAGTACAGGAAACATTACGTCGACATGCAGATGCCATAAACAAACATACTGCCAAAGGAACTTATTTCTTTGATTACGGAAATGCTTTTTTACTAGAAGCTTCTCGTGCTGGTGCGCAAGTAATGGCTGAAAACAATATCGATTTTAAATACCCGAGTTATGTTCAGGACATCATGGGACCAATGTGTTTTGATTATGGGTTTGGCCCTTTTAGATGGGTTTGTACGTCTGGAAAACCAGAAGATTTACAAAAAACAGATACCATTGCATCACAAGTTTTAGAAGAAATGGCAAAAACTGCACCTGATGAAATTCAACAACAAATGCAGGATAACATCAAATGGATAAAAGGAGCTCAAGAAAATAAATTAGTTGTAGGATCACAAGCACGTATTTTATATGCTGATGCCGAAGGTCGAATCAAAATAGCTGAAGCTTTTAACCAAGCAATTGCAAAAGGAGAAATTGGAGCCGTAGTTTTAGGTCGTGATCATCATGATGTTTCAGGAACTGATTCTCCATACAGAGAAACATCAAACATTTATGACGGATCAAGATATACTGCTGATATGGCGATACAAAATGTCATTGGTGACAGCTTTAGAGGCGCAACATGGGTCTCTATCCATAATGGTGGTGGCGTAGGCTGGGGAGAGGTTATAAATGGTGGTTTTGGTATGATTCTTGATGGAACTAAAGAGGCATCTAGACGCTTAGCGTCAATGCTTTTTTGGGATGTTAACAATGGTATTTCAAGAAGAAGTTGGGCGCGTAATGATGAAGCAATTTTTGCAATAAAAAGAGCGATGCACACGCAACCTTTATTGAAAGTGACCATCCCTAATATAGTTGACGAAACATTATTTTAA
- a CDS encoding LLM class flavin-dependent oxidoreductase has protein sequence MNNNIPISLLELALITEGSDAKETFQKTKELAQLADTLGYNRFWLAEHHNMEHVASTATVVLIGYIASQTQNIRVGSGGIMLPNHSPLVIAEQFGTLETLYPNRIDLGLGRAPGTDSLTAQAIREDFYAQSQQFPKNVQAIHNYFSPDNASAKVRAFPAEGTNVPVWILGSSMDSASLAAAKGLPYAFAGHFAPRMMLQAFEFYRENFIPSKYLSSPKTMACVNAIGADTNEEAEVLSTTLYQMFLGLIRNNRKPVQPPLASLDGLMSEEEKFHVDQMVACTFAGNKEKLEKDLKQFIARSGIDELMITSPIFDHKDKLKSLKILKEVIDNINKA, from the coding sequence ATGAACAATAATATACCAATTTCTTTATTAGAATTAGCATTAATTACAGAGGGTAGTGATGCAAAAGAAACATTTCAGAAAACAAAAGAGCTTGCTCAACTAGCTGATACTTTAGGATACAACCGATTTTGGTTGGCCGAACATCACAATATGGAGCATGTGGCTAGTACAGCAACAGTAGTTTTAATAGGTTACATAGCAAGTCAAACGCAAAATATTCGCGTTGGTTCAGGAGGAATAATGCTTCCCAATCATTCACCGCTTGTTATTGCAGAACAATTCGGAACATTAGAAACACTATATCCTAACCGAATAGATTTAGGTTTAGGTAGAGCGCCAGGAACTGATTCTTTAACTGCTCAGGCTATTCGTGAAGATTTTTACGCACAGTCGCAACAATTCCCGAAAAACGTTCAGGCTATTCATAATTACTTTTCACCTGATAATGCTTCCGCAAAAGTACGTGCTTTTCCTGCCGAAGGAACTAATGTGCCAGTTTGGATATTAGGCTCTAGTATGGATAGTGCTTCGTTAGCTGCAGCAAAAGGATTGCCATATGCATTTGCAGGGCATTTTGCACCAAGAATGATGTTGCAAGCATTTGAGTTTTATCGCGAAAACTTTATTCCTTCAAAATATTTAAGTAGCCCTAAAACAATGGCGTGTGTAAATGCTATTGGAGCAGATACAAATGAAGAAGCGGAAGTTTTATCAACTACTTTATATCAAATGTTTTTAGGGTTAATACGTAATAACAGGAAGCCAGTTCAACCACCACTTGCATCATTAGATGGATTAATGAGTGAGGAAGAAAAATTCCATGTAGATCAAATGGTCGCTTGTACTTTTGCAGGGAATAAAGAAAAGTTAGAAAAAGACTTAAAACAATTTATAGCGCGTTCAGGTATAGATGAATTGATGATTACCAGTCCAATTTTTGATCATAAGGATAAACTAAAAAGTTTGAAAATTCTAAAAGAAGTTATCGACAACATAAATAAAGCGTAG
- a CDS encoding BamA/TamA family outer membrane protein, protein MGTKYLKYFIILSLFFAFGCSNTKYLPKGDLLYTGASVKVEDSILKKKEKTALQNELQSLLRPLPNKQFLGLRIKLWIYNIAGEPKKKKGTRYWLRNKVGEAPVLYSKVDLDYNSAVLRNYAENKGFFKVSVSADSTAKNKRATAEYTVIPRKQYKIKSVSFPDDSSAVAKTIAKTTRRSLLKVGKPYDLDVIKSERERIDSRLKEKGFYYFNSDYILAQVDSTKGDHEVSIKLKIKDETPAKAKVPYTINDIVVYPNFSILKDSTAVAYKKEDIVKYKDFTIIDSTNTFRPRVFDRALYFKKGDFYNRSDHNLSLNRFVNLGTFNFVKNEFKESDSIKNALDAYYYLTLLPKKFIRVEVLGKTNSASYSGTEINANWNNRNLLRGAELFTLSVFGGADFQISGQNKGNNIYKIGGEASLTWPRLITPFNFQGSSEFVPRTKASLSYEYQNRINLYALNSFRGSFGYSWKENVRKEHQLDIIEVNYVSPNHVTPYYLEQVEKDQSLSKVLEKQLIFGPTYSYTYTNTMQKRKKNTFYFNGELDLAGNITGLATKANIKKDNTIKIFDVPFSQYVKLKTDFRHYFKLGKESQLASRLILGVGLPYGNSSSLPSIKQFVVGGTNSIRAFRARSIGPGSFKSQDTTSNFLPDQSGDLKLEFNTEYRAKLFSIVRGAIFLDAGNVWLLNNDINKAGAKISKNFMKEIAVGAGAGLRFDLSFLILRTDIAFPLRIPYLPEGQRWVIDDINFGSGSWRKDNLILNIAIGYPF, encoded by the coding sequence ATGGGAACTAAATATTTAAAATATTTTATAATACTCTCTTTGTTTTTTGCATTTGGATGTAGTAATACCAAGTATTTGCCCAAAGGAGATTTATTGTACACAGGCGCTTCGGTAAAAGTAGAAGACTCTATTCTTAAAAAGAAAGAAAAAACAGCACTTCAAAATGAACTGCAAAGTTTGTTGCGCCCTTTGCCTAATAAACAATTTTTAGGATTGCGTATTAAATTATGGATATACAATATAGCTGGCGAACCAAAGAAAAAGAAAGGAACAAGGTATTGGTTAAGGAATAAAGTTGGAGAAGCTCCAGTACTTTACAGTAAAGTCGATTTAGATTATAATTCGGCAGTGCTAAGAAATTATGCTGAAAACAAAGGTTTTTTTAAAGTAAGCGTCAGTGCAGATTCTACTGCAAAAAATAAAAGAGCAACGGCAGAATATACTGTTATACCTAGAAAGCAATATAAAATAAAGAGTGTTAGCTTTCCGGATGATTCTTCGGCTGTAGCCAAAACAATAGCTAAAACAACTCGTAGATCATTGCTAAAAGTAGGTAAGCCTTATGACTTGGACGTTATAAAATCAGAGAGAGAGCGTATCGATTCGCGATTGAAAGAAAAGGGATTTTATTATTTCAATTCAGATTATATCTTGGCGCAAGTTGATAGTACAAAAGGAGATCACGAGGTAAGTATAAAATTAAAAATAAAAGACGAAACGCCAGCCAAAGCCAAAGTGCCTTACACAATAAATGATATAGTTGTATATCCTAATTTTTCTATTTTAAAGGATAGTACAGCTGTAGCATATAAAAAAGAGGATATCGTAAAGTATAAAGATTTCACGATTATAGATTCCACAAATACATTTAGACCCAGAGTATTTGATAGAGCTTTGTATTTTAAGAAAGGAGATTTTTATAATCGATCCGATCACAATCTTTCTCTGAATCGTTTTGTGAATTTAGGAACGTTTAATTTTGTAAAAAATGAGTTTAAAGAATCTGATAGTATAAAAAATGCTTTAGATGCCTATTACTACCTAACCTTATTGCCAAAGAAATTTATTAGAGTTGAGGTATTAGGAAAAACCAATTCGGCTAGTTATTCAGGTACAGAGATTAATGCAAACTGGAACAACAGAAACTTACTTAGAGGGGCTGAATTATTTACATTATCAGTATTTGGAGGAGCAGATTTTCAGATTTCGGGACAAAATAAAGGGAATAATATATATAAAATAGGAGGGGAAGCAAGTTTAACCTGGCCAAGATTAATTACGCCGTTTAATTTTCAAGGTTCTAGTGAGTTTGTTCCAAGAACAAAAGCGAGTTTAAGTTATGAATATCAAAACCGAATTAATCTATATGCTTTAAATTCTTTTAGAGGATCCTTTGGTTATTCATGGAAAGAAAATGTTCGAAAAGAACATCAATTGGATATCATAGAGGTTAATTATGTAAGTCCAAACCATGTAACACCTTATTATTTAGAACAGGTAGAGAAAGATCAATCATTATCTAAAGTACTGGAAAAACAATTGATTTTTGGGCCTACGTATTCGTATACTTACACCAATACGATGCAAAAGAGAAAAAAGAATACGTTCTATTTTAATGGCGAGCTTGATTTAGCTGGTAATATAACAGGTTTGGCAACAAAAGCGAATATCAAGAAGGATAATACCATAAAAATATTTGATGTTCCTTTTAGTCAATATGTAAAACTAAAAACTGATTTTAGACATTATTTTAAGCTAGGAAAAGAAAGCCAATTAGCAAGCCGACTTATTCTTGGAGTAGGCTTGCCGTATGGTAATTCTTCTTCTTTGCCTTCGATAAAGCAATTTGTTGTAGGAGGAACTAATAGTATTCGTGCTTTTAGAGCTCGATCAATTGGTCCGGGTAGTTTTAAGAGTCAAGATACAACAAGCAACTTTTTGCCAGATCAGTCAGGAGACTTAAAACTAGAATTTAATACAGAGTACAGAGCTAAACTATTTAGTATAGTACGAGGAGCAATATTTCTAGATGCTGGAAATGTTTGGCTACTCAATAATGACATAAATAAAGCTGGAGCAAAAATCAGTAAAAACTTCATGAAAGAAATTGCTGTTGGTGCTGGAGCAGGATTACGTTTCGACTTATCATTTTTAATATTAAGAACCGATATTGCATTTCCGTTAAGAATACCATATTTACCTGAAGGACAACGATGGGTAATAGATGATATTAATTTTGGAAGCGGTTCTTGGAGAAAAGATAATCTGATACTTAATATCGCAATTGGATATCCTTTTTAG
- a CDS encoding DUF4136 domain-containing protein produces the protein MKKLFILPILLLLVLTSCSSISVYSDYDKSVDFTKYKTYAYFKPGIDKVEISDLDKRRILRAIDEQMAAKGFTKSDNPDLLINIFTKAREEVNVNQFNAGWGYGWGYGWNPYLMMGNQTSVSTSTQGTLYIDFIDAKKKEMIWQGEGVGYLTNQGPDKKDKVVAEFVGKILAQYPPNLAKK, from the coding sequence ATGAAAAAATTATTTATTTTACCAATTCTATTACTTCTAGTTCTAACTTCTTGTAGTAGTATTAGTGTATACTCCGATTATGATAAATCTGTTGATTTTACAAAGTATAAAACATATGCTTATTTCAAACCTGGTATCGATAAAGTTGAAATTTCTGATTTAGATAAAAGAAGAATTTTACGTGCTATCGATGAACAAATGGCAGCAAAAGGTTTTACTAAAAGTGATAACCCAGATTTATTAATAAACATTTTTACTAAAGCAAGAGAGGAAGTAAATGTAAACCAGTTTAACGCTGGATGGGGTTACGGATGGGGTTATGGATGGAATCCTTACCTAATGATGGGAAATCAAACTTCTGTATCAACATCTACCCAAGGAACTTTATACATCGATTTTATCGATGCTAAGAAAAAAGAAATGATTTGGCAAGGTGAAGGAGTTGGTTATTTAACCAACCAAGGACCTGACAAAAAAGACAAAGTAGTTGCTGAGTTTGTGGGCAAAATACTAGCGCAGTATCCTCCAAATCTTGCAAAAAAATAA
- a CDS encoding DUF5522 domain-containing protein: MNEQNKENKLIEGEDFYYTPEGYKCFTEKHHLKRGYCCKSGCRHCPYGYDKKTGEIKK, encoded by the coding sequence ATGAATGAACAAAATAAGGAAAATAAATTAATTGAGGGCGAAGATTTTTATTATACCCCCGAAGGATATAAATGTTTTACAGAAAAACACCATTTAAAAAGAGGTTATTGTTGCAAAAGTGGCTGTCGCCATTGTCCCTATGGATATGATAAGAAAACTGGAGAGATAAAAAAATAA